Proteins encoded within one genomic window of bacterium:
- a CDS encoding GDSL-type esterase/lipase family protein, translating to MLANRPVTSKLLLMAAGLSFVLILAEISLRVFNPVEFRVRGDRIILPTNKSYSFRNSLTDKLDSLITVRRNSLGFRGPEPPRQFDRFLSLITVGGSTTECVFLSEGESWTDIAGQELDCHCGIGPLWINNAGLDGHSTFGHLVLMQGYIVRLRPKVAVFLVGHNDIGRDDLSDFDLNQVVGIKKKSVKEFLLSLCNYSDFMALCYNGYLKYKARGRGIDHKIIDFKSLAHLEIDSTAIQAIKTRLGGEYLVNYGRRLERLVEICRANGIKPVFITQPVLYGEGIDPLTGVDLGTLVPDRRFFAATENGKADWAVVEMYNDVTRQVARQNGVLLIDLAHRLPKSSEYYYDYIHYSKAGGRAIGQIVAEELCPWLRENFPENVLNPDSASLSGASNRN from the coding sequence ATGCTTGCGAACAGGCCTGTAACCAGCAAACTGCTGCTCATGGCGGCCGGGCTGTCGTTCGTCCTGATCCTGGCCGAAATCAGCCTACGGGTTTTCAATCCGGTTGAATTCAGGGTCCGCGGCGACAGGATCATCCTGCCGACAAACAAATCCTATTCGTTCCGGAACAGCCTGACAGACAAGCTCGACAGTCTGATCACGGTCCGGCGCAACAGCCTGGGGTTCCGCGGCCCGGAGCCGCCCCGGCAGTTCGACCGCTTTCTCAGCCTGATCACCGTGGGAGGAAGCACCACCGAGTGCGTTTTCCTCTCCGAGGGTGAATCCTGGACCGACATCGCCGGACAGGAGCTTGACTGCCACTGCGGTATCGGTCCGCTGTGGATCAACAACGCCGGTCTGGACGGGCATTCCACTTTCGGGCATCTCGTGCTGATGCAGGGATACATCGTCCGGCTGCGGCCGAAAGTCGCTGTTTTCCTGGTCGGCCACAACGATATCGGCCGGGATGACCTGTCCGATTTCGACCTGAACCAAGTCGTCGGGATCAAGAAAAAATCGGTCAAAGAGTTCCTTCTGTCCCTGTGTAACTACAGCGATTTCATGGCACTTTGCTACAATGGCTACCTTAAATACAAAGCCCGGGGACGGGGGATCGACCACAAGATTATCGATTTCAAATCCCTGGCCCACCTGGAGATAGATTCCACCGCCATACAGGCGATCAAAACCAGGCTGGGCGGGGAATATCTTGTCAATTACGGCCGCCGTCTGGAACGGCTTGTCGAAATATGCCGGGCCAACGGGATCAAACCGGTGTTCATCACACAGCCGGTCCTGTATGGTGAGGGAATCGATCCGCTGACCGGAGTGGACCTTGGCACTTTAGTCCCGGACCGGCGCTTTTTCGCCGCGACCGAGAACGGCAAGGCCGACTGGGCGGTGGTCGAGATGTACAACGATGTCACGCGGCAGGTGGCGCGGCAAAACGGCGTTCTGTTGATCGACCTGGCCCATCGCCTGCCTAAAAGCTCGGAATATTATTACGATTACATCCATTACTCGAAAGCCGGAGGCCGGGCGATCGGACAGATTGTCGCAGAGGAACTCTGTCCCTGGCTGCGTGAAAATTTCCCGGAAAATGTGCTGAATCCAGATAGTGCAAGTCTTTCCGGAGCCTCGAACCGGAACTGA